The following are from one region of the Vitis riparia cultivar Riparia Gloire de Montpellier isolate 1030 chromosome 14, EGFV_Vit.rip_1.0, whole genome shotgun sequence genome:
- the LOC117929938 gene encoding probable E3 ubiquitin-protein ligase RHC1A, translated as MAYGGEGNSGDWSLEDYLRRNSDAFAIVMPFQGVALRGEGPENRSRVFLISSGNRNIVVFETATDCVICLELVPVGGEVREMPCGHRFHSHCILRWLGIHGSCPVFRRMIPLDRVTGRRSFLSRVIRREDLGRNPGSLSNLSTDGVNDARGSIVELSWVNDFEPGFIDY; from the exons ATGGCATATGGAGGTGAAGGGAATTCTGGAGACTGGTCCCTCGAGGATTACCTGAGGAGAAACAGCGATGCCTTCGCTATTGTCATGCCGTTTCAGGGAGTTGCGCTTCGAGGTGAGGGACCGGAGAATCGGTCCAGGGTTTTCCTGATAAGCTCGGGTAACAGGAACATTGTGGTCTTCGAGACAG CCACCGACTGCGTGATATGTTTGGAGCTGGTCCCGGTGGGTGGCGAGGTTCGGGAGATGCCCTGCGGGCATCGATTTCACTCCCACTGCATCCTCAGATGGCTGGGAATTCACGGGTCCTGCCCAGTTTTCCGGCGCATGATACCGCTGGATAGGGTGACCGGTCGGAGGAGCTTTCTATCGAGGGTCATCCGCCGTGAAGATCTTGGGAGGAACCCGGGTTCGCTGTCGAATCTGAGTACGGACGGAGTGAACGATGCCAGAGGGAGCATCGTTGAGTTGAGTTGGGTGAATGATTTCGAACCCGGGTTCATTGattattag
- the LOC117929587 gene encoding uncharacterized protein At5g19025 — MVYFHSSISVCNSVDQSGIMASSLNSGEACSKSRQNNHACRNRKTPNSPNSAKIPDCSRSRSAVIDLVMLIAVVGACGFLLFPYVKVAANEFVKLVGAIIYLTKEEVSRAPMVYGSLGVSVLFAAIAVWGIMICTTRKCGKPNCRGLRKAAEFDIQLETEECVKNSSSLVKDGLKKGLFELPRDHHRELEAELKKMAPPNGRAVLVFRARCGCSVGRMEVPGPKKLRKFKK, encoded by the coding sequence ATGGTCTATTTCCATAGTTCAATTTCGGTCTGCAACTCCGTTGACCAATCGGGAATCATGGCAAGTTCTTTGAATTCTGGCGAGGCTTGTTCTAAATCGAGGCAGAATAATCATGCATGCAGGAATAGGAAGACGCCCAATTCTCCTAATTCTGCGAAAATTCCGGATTGCAGTCGATCTCGATCGGCTGTGATAGATTTGGTGATGTTGATTGCGGTGGTTGGTGCTTGTGGGTTTTTGTTATTCCCCTATGTGAAGGTTGCAGCTAATGAATTTGTTAAGCTTGTTGGAGCAATCATATATCTGACGAAGGAGGAAGTCTCTCGTGCTCCAATGGTTTATGGGTCCCTTGGAGTTAGCGTTTTGTTTGCAGCGATTGCTGTGTGGGGAATTATGATATGCACTACTAGGAAATGTGGAAAACCCAATTGCAGGGGGCTTAGGAAGGCGGCTGAATTCGATATTCAGTTGGAGACAGAGGAGTGTGTGAAGAATTCAAGTTCTTTGGTGAAAGATGGTCTGAAGAAGGGCTTGTTCGAATTGCCTCGCGATCATCATAGAGAGTTGGAGGCTGAGCTCAAGAAAATGGCACCCCCTAATGGAAGAGCTGTTCTAGTGTTTCGAGCAAGGTGTGGATGTTCAGTTGGCAGAATGGAAGTCCCGGGTCCGAAGAAGCTTCGAAAGTTTAAGAAGTAG